AGTCTACGGTCAGTTTTCCCTTTACAGACCAGCCTTGTCAAGGCTGTGAAAATGTGTCAGTATTCAGGAAAGCAttcataaaatgtataaataaaaacatttaaggatCTTGAGgctcaaaacaaaatgaaacattaaACACAACCTGtacaaacttacatttaaaaaaaaaaaatgtcatgcaAACCTGTTCTAGTTTAAAAAAACAAGAAATCCAATCTTCTGCAGATGGTTAACCATCCAGGTCCAGTGTATGAGCTTGATGCATTGTCAGCTTCATGCAATAGTCAGTTTTCTTTAAAACTCAAGTGTTCTTGGCTTTTCGTCTTTGTGTGAACCAGAGTAAAGATGAAACCACAACTGTTGATCCGGTTAGTATCCCAAGCACCTTTGCTATAGGAAACTCGCCCTGCAATTGTCAAGGAATAATAAACATGTGCAATAAAGGAGTAATCGCTAATCTGTTTGGGATGATTTAGCAGAGGTCTCACCTGTCTCATGCATTTATATCCATGGAAATTTTGCAGACAGCTACACTCAAAGAACCCTGGTCCATATGGGCTGCAGAATGAGTTTTCAGGGCAATCCCCGGCTGGAGAGACAAGccatattaaaatgcattaatttttacattttgaagaCTGAGATGCCGGTTTATTGATTACTTACGCATCTGTGCCGTCTGATTGCAAATATTTTTCTGTCCTTCACAGATTCTGGCATTGTTTTTGACTTTAACCTTCTCCCATGATGAATTGCCCCCTGGACACTCCAGTTTTAAGGGTAGTAAACTAGGTAAAGATTTGTCAAGTCAACTTACTTTAGTTTAGATTTAAATGAAAGATTTGATGGACCCCAGTTGAAAACTTACAGTTGGGTAAGATGATTGAAACCTTGAAATATGAAATCGCTCAGATTGGAGATCGGGTTGTTGGAGAGATCTCTGTGAGAATATAAAATGATAGATATagattgaggtcaaaagtttacatccccctttcagaatatgctaaatgtttatcatttaaaataagagggatcatacaaaaaccacgttattgtttatttagtactgacctgaataagacatttcacataaaatttgtttacatatagtccacaagagaaaataatagttgaatttataaaaattaccctgttcaaaagtttacatgcccttgattcttaatactgtgctgttgcctgaatgatccaccgctttatttttgtttagtgatagttgttcatgagtcccttgtttgtcctgaacagttaaactgccacaAATCTTTGGCTTTctagaatttttgtgtatttgaaccgtttccaacaatgaatgtacgattttgagatccatcttttcgcactgagaacaactgagggactcaaatgcaactattacagaaggttcaaatgctcaaagGCAACAGAAGATgcgttacatgtttcccaaaagactaaattacttaaatttaccctgatcttcaaattctcttaatgcatttttttttcattcttctggagcatctgtaagcatttgaaccttctgtaataattgatatatatataaacaaaacacacagctgtggatcattcaggtaacaacacagtattaagaatcaaggggatgtaaacttttgaatggggtcatttttataattttaactattattttttcttgtgggctTTATGTAaactgtaaacatcttttatgtgaaatatcttattcagatcagtactaaataaacaataacatgcattttgtaatttgtatgatccctcttggtaaaaaacaacaacaaaaaaacatttagcagattctgaaaggggatgtaaacttttgtcctCAACTGTAATAGATATTCTTAATGCTAAAAAATAGACATGCACAGTTTATAATGATAAAACCTCCTCTGGTACGTACATTATGAATGCTGTGGATGAATTGTACAGGTGCTCTACATGACTAATAGAGCAGTTTGCCAAGTCCAACCTAAAACAGTACAGCACAGTTAGATTTATAACTTTACATAGGAAATAAATGTCATAATTTGAAATATGTGGAATGCTAGAAAAAGTTTCCTACCCTATAATAGTGTCTACATTGCTGGTAATATTTCCAAAGCAGCAGCGTCCCCTAATATGGCCTTTTGTTAAGCAGAAATCCCAGACAGGACTGTCTTGTCGTACAGTCCCTTGACACATTTTACATAACTAACAAAAACAAAGGTGaaagctttaaaaaatattataaaacaacatgcacttttttgtttaGCTTTATTTTACACCAGCCATGACAGATGACAACAGTGTACCTTATCTACTGCAGCATGTTAGTGTTATTTCATTACAGTCGttttgtgaattactgtgataACTTACAATCGACTGAATTACTTTGACATAGCTAATAGTCTCACCTGTGTGTCAGTGTCCTGACTGTCGACATTTACAaggaataaaacaataaaaaccgAACATAAAAACACAGTAGATGCTGTAACGCTAGCTGTCATTTTCGCCAAAAACAAAGTCACGTGACTCGGTGATCATGTGACGCTCAAGGGCCGCGGCCCCATTCGTGAAAACCNNNNNNNNNNNNNNNNNNNNNNNNNNNNNNNNNNNNNNNNNNNNNNNNNNNNNNNNNNNNNNNNNNNNNNNNNNNNNNNNNNNNNNNNNNNNNNNNNNNNNNNNNNNNNNNNNNNNNNNNNNNNNNNNNNNNNNNNNNNNNNNNNNNNNNNNNNNNNNNNNNNNNNNNNNNNNNNNNNNNNNNNNNNNNNNNNNNNNNNNNNNNNNNNNNNNNNNNNNNNNNNNNNNNNNNNNNNNNNNNNNNNNNNNNNNNNNNNNNNNNNNNNNNNNNNNNNNNNNNNNNNNNNNNNNNNNNNNNNNNNNNNNNNNNNNNNNNNNNNNNNNNNNNNNNNNNNNNNNNNNNNNNNNNNNNNNNNNNNNNNNNNNNNNNNNNNNNNNNNNNNNNNNNNNNNNNNNNNNNNNNNNNNNNNNNNNNNNNNNNNNNNNNNNNNNNNNNNNNNNNNNNNNNNNNNNNNNNNNNNNNNNNNNNNNNNNNNNNNNNNNNNNNNNNNNNNNNNNNNNAATTCTGTgtatatgcatgtatatatttatattcatataatttataatatatagaaATGTATCTAAAAtatgaaaacatttttatatatataaatatattcatgCACGTGTTTTTTATATAAAGATAATAAATATACaccgtacacacacacacacacacacacacacacacacacattatatatatatatatatatatatatatatatatatatatatatatatatatatatatatatacatatatatacacatatatatatacatattgaccTTAAGTAAACACTTGCTGAACATTAAGCACCTCCTTCCAGTAACCATTttttgagagagaaaaaaacacatttaaataccTCAAATCACAAGATGGTTTAACCTGCTGTCTTGAGAACTATGATTTAGTTAATATTTAAATACCCTTTTAATGCAGTTTAACCTCATGTTTTGCTTGTATCACAGTCTTTTTGAACTCATTTAAATGTTAAACTTATTAAAGTTTAAACATTTACATTCATGAGATTATAGAGAGATTGTTTCCTACAAACTACGCTTGCGACTTGTTCCTGCCAAAGGATCTCGAATGAACATTTTTACGCAATACCTCCCCCCCGCTCTAGAAGAATGGTTTGATCCAGACTGTTGCAATGCTTCGGGAGAGCAGATACATATTGAATACATTACAGCAGAGCGGCTTCATCTATAGCGCTGGAAGGTTTCGCTACAATGCAGACTGATGTGTGTTCTTCTTAACGCCCTAACAAGTTGGAGCACAGTAGCGGTATCTCGAAATGCATGCTGCGACAAACAGTTTCTTCATTTGTTTCCTCTCCACACTCGTTCGTATGTACCAATGTAGGTAGAAACGGGGGCTGTAGACAACCGCGGAGCACCTTTACGTTTACGTGGAGTAATCTGAAAGTTAATTGGACCGTGGGCCTTGCGACGACACTTGTGTGTTTGGCAGAGTCGATTTCGACATTCTTGTACAGTGCGTGAGGAAGTGAGAAGACAGATTTGGGGATAAATAGCCGACAATGAACGTGGAATTACCTCCAGTTGCAACATGGCTGCTGCTTAGATGTTTATTGGAAAAGTTCAGCCCTGAACACTAAGAAAGTTTTAAAATAACCCACGTCGCATAAAAGAACTTTTCTAGCGTAATTCAGCTCTGGACTGGATAGGACCACACAGGGAATCAGAGCGAGTGTAGCTCGCCGTCATTCAGTTTGGTCCCTGCATGACAGCAAACCAACACCGAGGGCTTTCCGTGAACACTCTCGCTTTTAACAGCATTTTCAACTTGGTCAAGGACTTGTAGTTCTACAGCAGAAAATGCATTTCTCCATCCCCGAGACGGAGGTCCGCTCCGATGAAAATGGATCGACATATGTGGTAAGTGTAGTGGAGGTCAAATAAGCGATGCGTCTAGCTTTTACATTAGCAGTGCTGTGAATAGTTATTGTAAACGAATCTTTTCTTTTAGTGAACGAATCTTTTGCTGACTGACGGAATGTGAGGGAACATGTCCGTTCATTCAGATCGTGATATGAGTCAGTCTCCTTCACAACAAGAAGAGAAAGAGGCGGAAGAATTATAAATAACGTTATATTAAAATGACTGATACagaattcatttaaaatgatatatagatgtaattttatttacttaatttaggCTGTTGTCTTTCACAGTTCAGTTGACAAAATGGAGGAAATTTATAGATCTACCATGTTTTCATCTGAgtggaaatgtttttaatactaaAACTCTCTTAAGTAGGAGTCTCCTAGTATAGATTTGCAGAAACACAGATTTTAATAAAGCATAACAATACTTATTTTAATCGTGAAGTACTTATGTTTATAAACAAATTGGTTGAGTGagtgattcaatgattcacttaTTACACTGGCAGGATAAGGCTAACGATTCAGTAAACAAAGTTGAATACATTTTTGTAAtgaatggattaaaaaaaaactaaaacccaACTACTAAAAGTgaattaaattgcaataatatttcaaaaactGTACTGTATTTTTTAGCTTTTAATAAAGCATATCAAAACTCATTTTAATCTTGAAATACTCTGTTTTTATAAACAAATTAGCTGTGTGagtgattcaatgattcactcatTATTACACTGGCAGGAAAAGGCTAACGATTCAGTAAACAAAGTTTAATAAATCTTTGCAGTGAACAGATTCAAAAAATTAGACCCAGCTGCTAAATATGAATATGGAGTaaatatgagtactttttttgaAGAGTATGGCTTttgaaattgtagtaatatttcacaaactGTAGtgtattttaagatttaaaaaacgCATAACAAGACTACTTTTAATCTTAAAATACTTGGTTTTATAAATGAATTGGTTGAGTGagtgattcaatgattcactcatTACACTGGCAGGATAAGGCTAACGATTCAGTAAACAAAGTTGAATGCATTTTTGTAATGAATGGattcaaaaaaactaaaacccaacttagtgaacaaattaaatctaAAAAACTAAATCCCAGCTGTTAAATATGAATATAGTGTAGATATTCATACATCTATTGTAAGAGTATGGCtaatatttcttaaaaaacatGTAGCACGTATTGAGTGACAAAAAAAGAAATCAGGAAGCTTTGCTAATGGATGTTCACAGACACTCCAGCTAGCATCGTCTAGAGTTGTTGTTGTGTGAATTGGATTTGCAATGTCTCAGTTCTTCTGGCATCTCTCCCTCAGCCATATGCAGTGCAAGATTGCCATTTCTTTCAGCATAACAGTTATCCAGCATAACTGGAAACATAGCTGGCTCACTATGAAGACATGACACTTCATTTGTCTGTGAAACAGCGAGCCTATCAATAACAGACAGCTTCAGTTTCGGCTCCTGCAGGAGGACTCATCTGTATTGCACTGAACTGTGGGTTCATTACAAAGCATATTTTGCCTGAATCCTCTCTCGTAGGTGTCTGCAGATGTAGTGCAGATGTGCGGCCTGTGGTGTTGACTCTCCTTAGCCACTAAATGATTTGAACAAGGCCTGAGATTATTTATGAGCTCCACTGTGCACATGGATGCTCTCAGCACTCTTAAAACACCTCCAGAGGTTTCAAAGGTTTTCGTGCACTGACGTGAAGATATTGAATCATTCCTAACAGACTGACTGCAGACATTGTTTGTGTCCATCTGTGACTGTGATTCAGAGAGACTTTCTCCATCACAGATCTCAAAACGATAAATCTTTCAAGGCCACTGAGATAGTTGGTCTGATGTATGAATCACTCACTTTTTACTgcgttttttatttttgtttcacttTCGTTGTTTTGCCAAATTTAAAACAGGTTTTGcattaacaggtttttactggtCAAGAGGGGGATCGGAAagatttttgttctgtttttgaatGCCTCTTCTGcttagcaaggctgcatttatttaaaaatacagtaaaaacagtgaaatattatttataatagctgttttcttattattaatgttgaaatcgGTTTTGCTGCTTCATATATTTGTGGAAACCATTATACATTAACATTCAGAAGTTTGGGTtcgaaaaaatgcattaaattgatcaaaaatgacattaaggACATTTATCATGTTTCTATCTAaatatgctgttcttttaaaatttctgttcatcaaataataCTGAAATATAAAACGTTttgacaaaaatatgaagcagcgcaactgaagactggagtaataatgttaaaaattcagctttgcatcacagaaataaattgtattttacaatatattcaaattgaaaatagtcattttaaattgtaataatatttctaaaattttacagtatttttgattcaatatttttttttaaataactgctttcttattattattaatgttgaaatcagttgtgctgcttcatatttttgtgggaaCCATGATACACTAACATTTAAAAGTTTAATTCaaaataatgttgcaaaagatatTTCTTTCTaccaaatgctgttcttttgacatttctattcatcaaataatcctaaaacaTAAAAGgtttcacaattttgaaaaaaaaatcacaaatacatctttttgaccggtagtgtgtgtatatatataaattatttatttaaattctaatttttttttttttttaaagctaaatttaatatgttgtatacatatagtcaaaccaaaattgaTTCAGaaaccttcaaaatttctcatgTTAACACTATTTATTCTCTATAGTTTGGAATGACAAGacctcaagagttaaactgtgttagAATAAATTTATCTTGACAATGTtggataactttgatagaaaggtatgtaacaaaacaaatCTCAAATCTTTGCTGGTAGTCAACTTTATGAAGAAGTTTTGGGAGTAATAGTTCACACTTTACTTTATtatgctatcctcacttacataaatgaactatagtgtcctgcaaccactagtaaaaaataaaactatcaaaaattatatctggtgtctgaatttttggtttgactgtagataTAATTTTAATGCAATgttcaaatatttgaaatatttttaagtaAACAATAACACTGATCCTGATTTTCCAGAATTTTCGGAAATCAACTTAAACTTGCTTTTTGTCTGCATTCACTCACAACCAGAAGCAGTTTTCTCCAGACATCTAAAGCATAATGTTGTCTTATTCTATATTTGTCTTACTCTATTTTCGACAGGGAGTTGCGAATATGCTGTTCATATCAGCAAATATGCATACATTGTAGAAGAGCCACAAAAATGAGGGGGCTGCAATTTAAATGCCATACTTCCTGTTCAAACACAAGGGCAAAAAGTATTGTATTTCCTGAAGACTTGCCTACTCATTCTTCCTTTTTGTTTAATTTGACAACAAGTAAAGGCATGGCCGTTTCATCCTACCTCTGTCAATAGACTTGTTCTAGCTTTGATATCTTTAATGACTCGCATGTATTAACTGTGTAGCGGTGCTTGTGCCGTGCCGCCAATAATTGGGTCATTGCATGCCATACATATTTGCAGAAGTCTTTTTAATAAGGATGAATGCATGTAAATTCAGTGAGGTCTGTTGAGACCATTCCTATTACAGTCTAACAAAGTAAAACATTTTTGGGTCAGAACCGCTCTGTTTGACTGCAGATTTTAAAGGCCACACGATCCACAAGAATGCCCTAAGAAATGTTTTTCCTGTATTCACCCAGTGTTTTTGAAAAGGCGACCTTCATAATTGGTTTTCCATTCTGAAATCAAAGTCTGAGTAATACTAAGACATGCTTTGATTTGTGTCTAGTTGACACTATGCTTGTTTTCTGTCTTTTATGTAATAGTCCAGTATCTCTTACGCTTTTCAACACCTAAATACGTGCACTATGATGAGtagtcaaaacaacaacaaatcagGAAGTCGGACAATAGTGCAAAATGTGTCCCTCAACACTTAAACAGCTAACTTACTTTCCTTTTAACAAAAAATGGTGGCAAGAAGTCGAAATCAAAATATGATTATTGTGCTTTCCTGGTTGTATTTATTGGCATGGATGCAATATCAGCAACAGCTGGAAAGCTTTTGGGGAGAAGATGAACTGAATGGCCTTGGTTTTACAGGCTCAGTAAGGGATAACCACTTTAGAAACTTCTTGTTTTTTGTGGTATGGCTAAAATAATAGCAAGACACAACTATTCAAAAGCTGTTTTCATATATAACTTTCTCAATTACGAAGCCACTGTGCACAATTGACACATAGTCTTTGATTTTAGTGTCAAAATGTGTTTtagtttaaaaatgctagcttgtcCCCAtgtaattattttgtatttgtggtgaaaaaaataatgatttccatttccattacttttcttaatttgcatttacatttaacaTTTCAAAGTCATAAGAATTAGTAAATAGAAGTATTCAGATTTAACCCCTCTTGtaattaacattttcataaattacaCTATTTTAACAGATTACTATATCTAtatcagaatatatatatatattagggctgggacacgattaatcgcgattaatcgcatccaaaataaaagtttatgttaacatactaaatgtgtgtttactgtgtatatttattatgtatatataaatacacacacatacatgtatagcctttaaaaaatacttatatgtgtggatagttatatttgtatttaatttagattatatatagaattataaatattttatttattttaatttaatttttattttcagttttctttaatatacatgtttgtgtgtgtatttatatatacataataaatatacacagtaaacacacatttagtatgttaacataaacttctattttggatgcgattgatcgcgattaatcgtgtcccagccctaatatatatatatatatatatatatatatatgagtgtTTATTTTGGATATTTTATGTGCACTACCATTTAagacacaaaaaaatatttaaaataattgctgctccttttgaactttctattaaccAAAGAATTAATCAAAATcaccgtttccacaaaaatattaagcaacacaactgttttcgatGTTGATAATAATATATATGAGAAATGATTatataaaattcagctttgtcatcacaggaataatacattatattttaaattgttttaaagtgGAAAcctgtggaagcctgtttccactactgaataaaatttaaatgtaaaaaaagttattgtgagttgtttcacaattgtgactgtttttctcagaattgcatgacacaaacttgcaattctgactttttttctcagaattgtgagatattaacacaattgtgagttataaagtcagaattatgtgatacaaactcgcaattctgagaaatagtcgcaactgcatgatataaactcgcattcgTGAGtaatagagtcagaattgcatgatataaactcacaatagtgagctataaagtcaaaattgtaagataaacttgcaattctgagaaatgaactcagaattttgtgatataaaatcgcaattaagtacaaattgtgagataaactctaAATAAAGATAGGAGATAAAGTCTTTTTggactttataaatcacaattgtgagtttatatctctcaattctaagaaaaaagtcagaattgtgagatacaatgtCACAAAtatgaattctgactttaattctcgcaattgtgagtttatatcacacaatttttagtttatatctagcaattctgactttataacttgcaattgtgcatttattcctcacagttttgagaaaaaggtcagaattgtgagatgtagacTTGAAATTGctaggggaaaaaagtcagaattgtgagatgaaatagtcgcagttaccttttttattttttatccagTGGTGGAAACCAGCCATTTTGAATTGTAATTTTGAATTTgccattttttactgtatttttaatcaaataaatgcagccttagtaagCATAAGTgactcaaaaacaaaaaaaatcttactgattcatTATTgagtgtttatttttataatgttGTTCCTTTTTTCAGGCTTACAATATCCATGTGAATGGTGTCTTGCATTGTCGAGTACGTTACAGCCAGCTCCTGGGCCTCCATGAACAGGTAAACATACATTTTTGTCACAACCTTCCTTTCAGAAATTAGTATTGCACtggtatttttaaaatatgtgaaGCATGGCTTCGAAATAGCTGTTTGTTACAAAACACAGTATTTAACAATTAGTTACGAACCAGTGGCTATAAAATCAGCCACTTAATAGTCAGTTAGTGCTGTGGATGCTGAGATTGTGAAACGTGTTTTGAAACTGATACCTAAAATTGAGGAAGTGAAACATAATTAGAACAAAATTACAGTAGATATAATGGTGTATTGGTTTTGTGCAAATCTATTATTTTATTCAACACTTGGATGGAGAGCCACTTTCTTAGAGGAgtgattttatttaatatattttaattatagttATTAactattttgtactgttttgGACATGATCAGGCTCTCTCTAGTTTTTAGCCACTGCAGTTAGCCAAATAACATCTGTAATTTGCTTAATCATATTTGCTGAAGATGAAGTGTGAGAAAAACACCGACTTTTTTGATTTGGATTAAAATCACAAAGTGCGCCTTTGAAATATAGATTTACTTCGTCTGAATAGTCAAGTGGTGAAGCTGTGATCATATTCACCGGTACGAATAAGTCACAATCTTGGGAAATATTTTGAGTGGTCACCCACCGAAAGTGACGCATTGATTTAATAAAAGGATCTGCCTATTACCGTTCTAACACCTACCAATTTCACAGACACTAAGTTTCCTCATGAATGAGAGAGAACTTCAGTGATCTCACCATTAAGAGGATGTTGTGTTGTTTCACAGCCACTGTTGCTAGGTAACAGGGCGTTGAGGGCCTAGGCAGATCATACGTGGTCATATGATGCAATCCGGAGAGGCTGTCATGGTGTGAGGCTTGCAGTTAACCCTTAAAACAGGCCTTTAAGTAATCAAAATCTTATAAACTGTCTAGTTtcaaaattagttttatttttagttaacaatagcAACACTGCTGTATATATTTCCATGTGATTTCCCTATTGTGCTGTTGAATAAATCCCAATAACACAGATGGAGCAACAGCAGGCATAATTTTAGTAGATGCTGTGAAGTGTAAACAGATTTATTAGCTTGGTGCCCGAGAGACCCGCAGTCAGCGTGTACGACAGAGCAGTGCACAGCGGCCAAGGGCAAGCAGTGGTCAGTTTAATATTGTCCACTCTGAATAACCAAACACTGTGTTTTCAGAATTGGACCTCATCAATTTAAAACGAACTTCTCTCCCTGTGTCCTTTCAGATAAAAAAAGAGTATGGAAATAACGTGGTGCCGGCTTTTCCACCAAAGAAGATCTTCACCCTCACACCGGCTGAAGTCGATCAGAGGAGAGAACAGCTAGAGAAATACATGCAAGCTGGTGAGAAGCATCATCTTTTACCTAAAAagttctcagtttcagtgttgtttttgacaaccatcttagatttagtcttagtcttttggactaaaatgcttattagttttagtcacattttagtcgacgaaaagtcataaaggttttagtctagttttagtcaaaaaaaggggggaaagtagtcttttaacaaattaatgtaggtcagtaagtattttgctgttgggtagtgtcacttataagttgtgaaaatagcagatctatagttcaacacaatgtgagcttccggatggactattttcaccaataattacaataatgaaggaatggttttagacataagacatatatgtgaccctggaccacaaaaccagtcataaggttaaattttacaaaactgagatgtatacatcgtatgaaagctcaataaataagctttctattgatgtatggtttgttaggataggacaatatttggccgagatacatctatttgaaatctggaatctaagggtgcaaaaaaatcaaaatactgagaaaatcacctttaaagttgtccaaattaagttcttaacaatgcaaattactaatcaaaaattacattttgataggtttacagtaggaattttacaaaaaatcttaatgtaacatgatctttacttaatttcctaatgatttttgacataaaagaaaaatcaataattttgacccatacaatgtatttttggctattgctacaaatataccccagcgacttaagactggttttgtggtccagggtcacatatttgaaataatgtgcaaactgccgccatcatggttaatcgtctgtctgtctgtctgagtgacaacaatgtgacatgttgagcacgttgtgcgctgcacgccaggtggtgagcgtaaccaaacaaggatagaatgctaaaacagcttgccatagcctactagtatggcaaagagtatttaatgctaaaacggcttgccatagcggcagatacttcttaggttttaattggcatgcacaataagcagaaatgttgtgcattttaaacgtctgacggaccacccactaacattttcgtctattctcgtctcgccaacgaaaactcacacacgtctcgtcatgttttagtcatcaacgagccatttttatctcgtcatcgtctcgttatcgtcatgaaaaaaagtgctcAGTTTGAGACACAgtttgtcgttccaaacccgtaagaccttcattttgTAGGAAATCCGAGAGctgtctgaccctgcatagacagcaatgcaactgacacattcaaggcccagaaaggtagtaaaggcaTTATTaaaaaagaagttcacttcca
The window above is part of the Garra rufa chromosome 13, GarRuf1.0, whole genome shotgun sequence genome. Proteins encoded here:
- the atraid gene encoding all-trans retinoic acid-induced differentiation factor; protein product: MTASVTASTVFLCSVFIVLFLVNVDSQDTDTQLCKMCQGTVRQDSPVWDFCLTKGHIRGRCCFGNITSNVDTIIGLDLANCSISHVEHLYNSSTAFIIDLSNNPISNLSDFIFQGFNHLTQLLLPLKLECPGGNSSWEKVKVKNNARICEGQKNICNQTAQMPGDCPENSFCSPYGPGFFECSCLQNFHGYKCMRQGEFPIAKVLGILTGSTVVVSSLLWFTQRRKAKNT